From a region of the Paralichthys olivaceus isolate ysfri-2021 chromosome 4, ASM2471397v2, whole genome shotgun sequence genome:
- the f2r gene encoding proteinase-activated receptor 1: MYSGAMVHLSTGLLLFVSLQSSALALQNDSLPRTFSGHFVTYEPVDYVDLSMKDDGGLGSGSEQEPVKKHSHHHHPQKHYFVSDGVKRFLQGPLATSFVPTVYTLVFIISVPLNLVTMVMFVHHIHPRKPAVIYMLNLACADLLFGLLLPFKIAYHYHGNNWIYGSVMCGVVTAAFYCNMYCSVLLIMCISIDRFLAVVYPMNSLTWRSPQTASAVCIAMWLLALGGVCPLLASGQTLYLSDLNITTCHDVQDVGQLQAYYRYFFPIYSSVFFFIPLVFTGVCYVRIIQALAEANVENRSRKTRAVVMAAFVLVVFVVCFTPTNILLMVHYVQLSHGSSDASYQAYLLSLCVGSLSCCLDPVLYYFGSSQCQKQMAAVFRCRRLAQVKSSSENHSTRSSGRTDSSSLCKMENAETDLSSHYSRLVA, encoded by the exons ATGTACAGTGGAGCCATGGTTCACCTTTCTACTGGGCTGTtgctatttgtttctctccaGAGCTCAGCACTCGCCCTCCAGAATG ATTCCCTGCCTCGGACTTTCTCTGGGCACTTTGTCACTTATGAGCCAGTGGACTATGTTGACCTGTCAATGAAGGACGACGGGGGGTTGGGCTCAGGATCGGAGCAGGAGCCGGTGAAAAAACACAGTCACCACCATCATCCACAGAAGCACTATTTCGTCTCAGATGGGGTCAAGCGTTTTCTCCAGGGTCCCCTGGCAACAAGCTTTGTCCCGACTGTTTACACCCTCGTCTTCATCATCAGTGTGCCCCTCAACCTTGTTACTATGGTGATGTTTGTGCATCACATCCATCCCAGGAAGCCAGCAGTGATCTACATGCTGAATCTGGCCTGTGCTGATCTGCTGTTCGGCCTGCTCCTTCCTTTCAAGATAGCCTAccattaccatggcaacaactGGATCTATGGCTCCGTCATGTGCGGGGTTGTGACCGCGGCCTTCTACTGCAACATGTACTGCTCTGTCCTGCTCATCATGTGCATCAGCATCGACCGCTTCCTGGCTGTGGTCTACCCCATGAACTCTCTGACATGGCGCAGCCCTCAGACGGCTTCGGCTGTGTGCATCGCCATGTGGCTGTTGGCCCTTGGAGGGGTCTGCCCTCTGCTGGCCTCAGGACAGACCCTCTACTTGTCAGACCTGAACATCACCACCTGCCACGATGTGCAGGATGTGGGACAACTACAAGCATACTATCGGTACTTCTTCCCCATCTactcctctgttttcttcttcatcccTCTTGTCTTCACCGGCGTATGTTACGTTCGTATCATCCAAGCTCTTGCGGAGGCCAACGTGGAGAACCGCTCCAGGAAGACTCGGGCCGTGGTGATGGCTGCATTTGTGCTGGTGGTGTTTGTGGTCTGCTTCACTCCCACCAACATCCTCCTGATGGTCCACTACGTTCAGCTGTCCCACGGCTCCAGTGACGCCTCCTACCAGGCGTACCTGCTGTCCTTGTGCGTGggcagcctcagctgctgtcTGGATCCTGTCCTCTATTACTTCGGCTCCTCTCAGTGCCAGAAGCAGATGGCTGCTGTGTTCAGATGTAGGCGACTGGCACAGGtgaagagcagctcagagaaccACAGCACGAGAAGCAGTGGGcggacagacagcagcagcttaTGCAAGATGGAGAACGCTGAAACGGACCTGAGCAGCCACTACAGCCGGCTGGTGGCTTAA
- the f2rl2 gene encoding proteinase-activated receptor 3, protein MADLVSGFIFCLMAMQTIQHEGNRSRTKTKISSVVIPKTFKGWMYKHNHTNHLPALHSSTNPWLYVNTEDPVTAYTTGIISTWVIPSTYILAMLVGIPSNAYILGFLRVRLRAKSMPTVVLYLNLALSDLLLLLSLALRVHYHFSGNNWIFGEISCRLITALFYGNVYCSAQTIACISLKRYLAVVRPFLYRRMTKTTLAVGTCLVVWFLFGAAVVPELLFRQSYHITPLGVTTCHDVLPLEEEPHSQLILYRLMLVFPGFIVPFLICIYAHVAVVYHLGQSGCDWRAFIRVSTLVFVIFVVCFLPSGILHIAHYIRLFSSGDDRLYGYYRVAVCLCCLHSCLDPFLCFLISKTPASELQFISLREIPQRRGVMT, encoded by the exons ATGGCAGACCTTGTGTCAGGATTCATTTTTTGTCTAATGGCCATGCAGACTATTCAGCATGAGG GAAATCGATCCAGGACCAAAACCAAAATTTCATCTGTTGTGATACCAAAAACCTTCAAGGGGTGGATGTACAAACATAATCACACAAACCATCTACCAGCTCTCCATTCCAGCACAAACCCGTGGCTCTACGTGAACACAGAGGACCCGGTGACAGCCTACACCACTGGGATTATCAGTACCTGGGTCATACCTTCAACATATATCCTGGCCATGCTGGTGGGCATCCCCTCCAACGCCTACATCCTGGGCTTCCTCAGAGTCAGACTCAGAGCCAAGTCCATGCCCACAGTAGTTCTCTACCTAAACCTGGCCTTGTCCGACCTGCTACTCCTGCTCTCCCTGGCGTTGCGTGTTCACTACCACTTCAgtggaaacaactggatatttGGGGAAATATCCTGCCGGCTCATCACAGCCTTGTTTTATGGTAATGTTTACTGTTCGGCTCAAACTATAGCATGCATAAGCCTGAAGAGATACCTCGCTGTGGTCAGACCGTTTTTGTACCGGAGGATGACTAAGACTACCCTGGCAGTGGGGACATGCTTGGTTGTATGGTTCCTGTTTGGGGCAGCTGTTGTGCCAGAGCTTCTCTTCAGGCAGAGCTACCACATTACCCCTCTGGGAGTCACCACCTGCCATGATGTACTTCCTCTGGAAGAAGAACCTCACTCCCAACTGATTCTGTACAGGCTGATGCTGGTTTTTCCGGGCTTCATAGTGCCCTTCCTGATTTGTATCTATGCTCATGTGGCAGTGGTATACCACTTAGGTCAATCTGGTTGTGACTGGAGAGCTTTTATCAGGGTCAGTACTCTGGTCTTTGTCATCTTTGTGGTGTGTTTCTTGCCCAGCGGCATCCTGCATATCGCCCACTACATCCGTCTGTTTTCCAGCGGGGACGACCGGCTGTATGGATACTACAGAGTGGCggtgtgtctctgctgcctccacaGCTGTCTGGACCCCTTCCTGTGTTTCCTCATTTCCAAGACGCCAGCCTCAGAACTACAATTCATTTCACTCCGTGAGATACCTCAGAGACGGGGGGTTATGACATGA